One genomic segment of Schistosoma haematobium chromosome 6, whole genome shotgun sequence includes these proteins:
- the RPL24 gene encoding 60S ribosomal protein L24 (EggNog:ENOG410VHV2~COG:J), producing MKLEVCSYSGFKVYPGHGKRAVRIDGRGFYFINKKCERSHFLKRNPREISWTVLYRRKYKKGISEELVKKRTKRVTKSARGIAGASLAEIMAKRNQKPEVRKAMRDQAIRAAKEKQKQKEMEKKVEKKKPQVAPSKQKATKITQKAAPRVGGKR from the exons ATGAA GTTGGAAGTTTGTTCCTACAGCGGTTTCAAAGTTTATCCGGGACACGGAAAACGCGCTGTACGCATCGACGGTCGTGGGTTCTACTTCATAAACAAGAAATGTGAACGGTCTCATTTTTTAAAGCGTAATCCGCGTGAGATAAGCTGGACGGTGCTCTACCGAAGGAAGTACAAAAAAGGGATAAGTGAAGAACTTGTAAAAAAGCGAACAAAACGTGTAACCAAGAGTGCTCGAGGTATTGCAGGGGCAAGTTTAGCTGAAATCATGGCTAAACGTAATCAGAAGCCAGAAGTTCGTAAAGCGATGCGTGACCAAGCCATACG TGCagctaaagaaaaacaaaagcaAAAAGAAATGGAGAAGAAGGTCGAAAAGAAAAAGCCTCAAGTAgctccttcaaaacaaaaagCTACTAAGATCACTCAGAAGGCTGCTCCTAGAGTTGGTGGAAAGCGTTAA